In the Manis javanica isolate MJ-LG chromosome 14, MJ_LKY, whole genome shotgun sequence genome, one interval contains:
- the LOC140846273 gene encoding rab3 GTPase-activating protein non-catalytic subunit-like isoform X5, whose amino-acid sequence MACSVVQFCSFQDLQAARDFLFPGLREGSPSGAVRGDPGISTDWKMMDGENGKKLNPKNLEADVTRIKDKHKKL is encoded by the exons ATGGCCTGCTCTGTTGTCCAGTTCTGCTCCTTCCAGGACCTCCAGGCCGCCCGGGACTTCCTCTTCCCGGGCCTGCGGGAAGGGAGCCCCAGCGGCGCCGTGCGCGGGGACCCCG gtaTATCAACAGACTGGAAGATGATGGAtggggagaatgggaagaaaCTGAACCCCAAGAACCT AGAAGCAGATGTCACCAGGATCAAAGACAAGCATAAAAAG CTGTGA